AAAATTATCCAAAAGCAAATTTCTTAGAACATATATTAAGAAGTGGGATTTTTTGGGAAAAGATAAGGGTAATGGGCGGTGCGTACGGAGCAAGCGCATCAATCACTAACGGAATTTTCTCTTTTGCATCCTACAGAGACCCTAACTTCATTAAAACGTATTTGGCTTTTGAAAATTCTTTAGAAGAATTGGCTAAAAATAAACTGGAAAATGAAGAAATTTATACCTATTTGATAGGTTTAATAGGAACTAACATCTATGTAAAAACCAAAGCTACAGAAGCTTTGCAAAGCTATAAAAGAAAAATGTTAAATATTAGCGATAGTTTAAGGCAAGATATTCGAAATGCCTACTTTACAATTACACCCCAAGACATTAAAGAAATATCCGAAAAGGTTCTAAAACAAATAAAACAACATAGTAGCATTACATCTTTAGTAAATAATCAAAAATATGAAGAAGAAAAAAACAACCTGGAAAAATTAATAGGGAAAGAATATAATTTAAAAAAAATTTATTAATATTTTCTCAAAATTTAATGCAAAAATAACTAATTTTTAGGACTTTTTATATCTTTTATTAAATTTATCAATTCTTCCTGCTGCATCCACAAACTTTTGTTGACCAGTATAAAAAGGATGCGATTTGCTTGTAATCTCCACAGTAATTAATGGGTATTCCTTTCCATCAATATATTTAATAGTTTCCTTTGAATTCAAAGTAGACCTAGTTAAAAACATTGCTCCATTTGACCCGTCTTTAAATACAACTAAATTATTTTTAGGATGTATATCTTTTCTCATAAAACCTTCCTCTTAAACCTTCACTAAAGTTTAATTAATCCAGAGCATATTTTAAATTACATTAAAAATAATGTCAATTTATTTAATTACCATTGCTCATTGTCTTTAAAAAAATTTCATTATTTTTACTTTTTTTCATCTTTTCTATTAGAACTTCAACTCCCTCATAATCATCAACACCCCCGAGTATCCTTCTAATAAGTAAAATTTTAGAACGCTCCTCTTCACTAAGAAGTAACTCTTCTTTTCTTGTCCCTGATTTTTTAATATTAATAGCAGGAAAAAGCCTTCTGTCTGCCAAACTTCTATCAAGAATTAATTCCATATTACCAGTACTTTTAAATTCTTCAAAAATAACTTCATCCATTTTACTACCAGTATCAACCAAAGCAGTAGCTATAATAGTTAAACTCCCCCCTTCTTCAATATTTCTAGCAGATCCAAAAAATCTCTTTGGCTTATGTAAAGCATTAGAATCTACTCCGCCTGACAAAATCTTGCCAGAAGTTGGCATAGTTTGATTATATGCCCTTGCAAGCCTTGTAATAGAATCAAGCAAAATAACAACGTCTTTTTTGTTTTCAACAAGCCTTTTTGCCTTTTCAATAACCATTTCTGCCACCTGGACATGTCTGCTAGCTTGCTCATCAAAATTAGATGCAATTACTTCACCTTTGACACTACGAATCATATCTGTAACTTCTTCTGGTCTCTCATCAATAAGCAATATCATCAAAATAACATCCGAATAATTAGTAGTTATTGCATTAGCTATTTTTTGGAGCAAAGTGGTCTTTCCCGCTTTTGGGGGAGAGACTATTAAAGCCCTTTGCCCCTTACCTATAGGTGAAAAAAGATTAATAAGCCTTGTAGAAATATTACAATTTTCATATTCAAGATTCAATTTAATATTGGGATAAAGAGGAGTTAAATTATCAAAAGGTATTCTGTTTTGAGCAAACGTGGGATCTTGATTATTAATAGATTTAATTTTAACCATAGCAAAAAATCTCTCACCATCTCTAGGCGATCTAATTTGGCCATATAAAATATCTCCCGTTCTTAAATTAAAAAGTCTAATCTGAGAAGGAGAGACATAAACATCATTCCCTCCTGAAAGATAAGAATTCGATGCCGTTCTCAAAAACCCATAACCATCACTAAGAACATCAAGCACGCCTGTAAATAAAACATCAATATTATTCTCACTTAATATTTTTACCAATAAAAATATTAATTCTGTTTTTTTCATTGTTACAGCAATAGTATGATTGGTCCCAAGCCCTTCAACAACTTTTCTAACCTCTGTAATTGGCTTATCATAAAGTTTTTCAATCTCTACATAATCTTTACCATTAAAAAACTTGATGATATTACTTTGCTCTAAAGTTTTAATGTTATTTTCTAAACCAGAAGCAGAAATATCATAATCAAACTCAGAAAGTACTACACCGTTTGAATCCTTTGTACCACTTAAACCTGCAGATTTTGTCAAGCTATATGTAGAATCCTTTTTAGCAACAACTTTAATTACCTTTTTTTTTGAATTATCTTCAATCTTCAACTCTTTAGAAACATCCAATCGCCTTATTTCACCTTCTAAATCAAATCCACCATTTTTTTTATCCATATTTTCCTCTAAGAATTAAATTTTTTAAGAAAGGATTTTATAAAAATCTACTTATTATTAATTAATAAAAAACACCGACCTATTGCAAAGTATCTTTTATTTGTGAAACAGTGAAAGAAAATAAGTCTACAATTTCATTAGACTTTATCATTTCACACTTACCATCAAAAATTATATTATCATTAATAAATATTTTTTTTGTTTTTATATCCCCATATATTTTACAACCGCTATTTAAATAAACTTTACTAGCAGCATTGACATTCCCCTTCAAAATTCCTTCTACTATTAATGTATCACAAATTACCACGTTGGTGATGACCTTACTATTCTTGCCAATGAAAAGCACACCCCCTTTTGAAGATATTTCACCCTCAAAAGAAGAATCAAGATACAAAGTTCCTTCAAATTTTAATTTTCCTCTAAAAGTTAAACTCGAATCAAGCTTACAATCCCATTTATAAGAATCTACCATATTAACCGGCATTCAACCTTTAATACTCCACACTCTCTCTTTTAAATCCTTGCCTGGACGAAAATACGCAACATTATGATCTAAAACCTTAACATATTCTCCTGTTTGAGGATTACGCGCGTTTAAACGTCCCTTTCTTTTCCTAACTTCAAATGTACCAAAAGATCTAAACTCAATAACATTATTCGAACAAAGATTACTTTTAAGCTCTTCAAAAAAAGCATCTATTACAAGTCTTATGTATTTTTTTTCTAATTTTAGATTATTATTTCTGATATTCAAAGATATTTGATTAACAATGTCTGACTTAGTAACCTTTGGTCTTCTTGAAAAAGACATAAACTAATTTCCTTACTTTAACAGCAAAACATTTAAACGAGATTTTTTTCTAGCAGCTTTATTTTTATGAATTATTTGCTTTCTAGCAGCAGTATCTAGTTTTTTTGCAACAAACTTAAAAAATTCAATAGCTTCGTCTTTCTTGCCCGCTTTAATCATGTTGATACAGCGCTTTTCTATTGTTTTTAACTCACTTTTTACACTTACATTTCTAATCTTTCTTTTTAAATTTTGACGAGAGCGCTTCAATGCAGATGCATTTTTTCTCAAGTTATACTCCTTAATAATATTATCAAATAATAAACTTAATATATCAACTAATTTAAATATAGTCAATCAAAGCTTTAAGTTAATTCAGCATAATAGTTTTGATCAATATATTCAAAAACCTTTTGCATGGAATAAGAAATTTTTTTATTCAAAATATATACTTTTTTTATTGAATGATTCCCCTTATAGGAAAAGCATAAATAATTTTTACCGTTAAATTCAAATTCTCTAGCAATAAAAATTTTTTCAAAAAATTCATAAAAATAAACTTCACTTTTAAAGAGCCTCCTTTCACAAATTGAATCTTTCCTAAATTCGTAAAATAACACTATATTACTAATAACTGAAAAATCACCTAACAAAACTTTAATGTCAATAAAACAAATAAATAAAAAAATAAATATATTGCTTAATGAAATATAGTAAACAAATAAACTAATCATAATGCGAGCTAAAAACATGCAAAGATAAGTATAAGACAAATAATACCTTATTGGAAAATTTTCCAATTTTGAAATAAACAAATCTTTTCTTTTAAATTTAAGCTCTTTGAATAATTCACTCGAACCATTGCCTATCAAAAAATAAACTTTAATCTTTTTTTTATTTTTTAATTTCAAAATCAAAACATTGTCTGACAATCTTTTTTCAAGAGAAATAATGTCATCAAAATCAAAATTATAGCTTAAAAAAATACCCTTGTAATAAATCTTAGATCCCCTAAAAAAGACAGAACAAAAATATTTTAAATAAAAAAGGATTACAAAAAAATTTACTAAAAGAAGTGCTAGAACAAAGTAAAAAAAACTTGTACCATAAAAACCTGAATAAATCAAGCAAATAACAATGTTAAAAACAAATAAACTAATTAATTTTACATTATTGAAAAATAAATTACCCATAATATAAAATAAATCTAAACATTAAATTTAAAAAAGATTACATCCCCATCTCTTACAAGATATTCTTTGCCTTCAATTCGAACAAGTCCTTTTTCTTTTAGTTTTTGAACACTTTGAAATTTAAACAAATCTTCAAAAGAATAAATCTCTGCTTTAATAAAACCCCTCTCAAAATCACTATGAATTATTCCAGCAGCTTCAGGAGCTTTCATACCCTGTTTGAATGTCCAAGCTCTAACTTCTTGTAAGCCTGCTGTAAAATAGGTTCTAAGCCCTAAAGTATAATAAGCTTTTTTAATTAAATTACTAAGGCCGCTATCATTTATTCCAAATAATTCTAACATTTCTTTTTTATAAGATATATCCTTTATTTGAGCAAGCTCTGCTTCAATTTTGGCACATAAAATTAAAAAATCATTCCCTTCTTTTAAAGCAAGATTTTTTACAATATCTGTATATTTATTGCCGCTAAGTGAATTTTCATCAACATTACAAACATATAAAACTTTTTTAAAAGTCAAAAGGTTTAATGATCTAACAAAGTTATATTCAAAATCATCAAATTTAAAATCAGAAGCAGGATTCATATTATTTAAATGGCCTTCAAGTCTTTTTAGCATTAAAACAATTGTCTTAGCAGATTCACTAATTTTTTTATCAGCACTTTTAATATTTTTTTCTTGTTTTTGAAGACTTTTTTGGACAGTTTCAAGATCCGATAGACAAAGTTCAACATTGATTGTAGTTATATCTCTCTCCGGATTAATATCGTCATCAATATGAATAACATCTTTTTCTTCAAAACATCTTACAACATGAACAATAAGAGAAACTTCACGAATATTGGCCAAGAATTTATTACCAAGCCCCTCGCCTGTGGATGCTCCCTTAACAAGGCCTGCAATATCTACAAATTCCATAACAGCCGGAATAATTTTGCGCGTAACAATACACTCTGAGATTTTTAAAAGCCTTTCATCAGGAATTTCCACTATTCCTATATTTGGCTCAATAGTACAAAAAGGATAATTCGCAATCTCAACCTTAGATGATGTTAACGATGAAAATAAAGTAGATTTGCCCACATTAGGAAGCCCCACAATTCCTGCATTAAGTCTCATAACTTAACCCTCTAATAAAATCAAAAAACAATCTAATTGATAAAATATGCAAACTCCCCTCTTCCTGTCTGTTGATTTATGTTTGCTTCAACAGATAAATTAAAATATTTATTAGGCTCTTGAGAACCTGGATAATAATATTCTAGTAAATAAGTGCCTGTCTTTTGCTCTAAAATTAAATCATAAACTTTAGAGACTCCTTCATAAGATGAAAAAGGAATTATAGCACCACCTGTCTCATTAACTAAATACTGAAGCTTGCTATTAACAGGATTGTTGCCAAACAATATTAAGTAAAACCTTATATCATTATTTTTATAATAACTTACTATTGTATCTAAAGAATATTTTTCAAAAGCTTTACGATTTAAAATGCCACCACTAAAATAAACTACTGCTCGTCTTGAGCTTTTTGACATAAGCCCAGAGCCTGCTAACTTCAAACTAACATCTGTCTTTACAGCATCTGTACTATAAGGACCAAGAGAACTTGTGTTTTTAATGCTACTTGTCAAACTTTCAATATTATCTATAATGGGCACATTTGTTGAATTTATAAAACTAAAATTTTTATTTTTTGATGATTCTATTAAAGCATTTAAACCCATAATTTGATCTAAATCATAATTTTTCATATAAGAAGATTTATCAAAAACAACTGCTATATTAATGTCTTTTGAAGCATTTACATTGTAAGCTACTTTCGGGTT
The nucleotide sequence above comes from Borrelia maritima. Encoded proteins:
- the rho gene encoding transcription termination factor Rho, with the protein product MDKKNGGFDLEGEIRRLDVSKELKIEDNSKKKVIKVVAKKDSTYSLTKSAGLSGTKDSNGVVLSEFDYDISASGLENNIKTLEQSNIIKFFNGKDYVEIEKLYDKPITEVRKVVEGLGTNHTIAVTMKKTELIFLLVKILSENNIDVLFTGVLDVLSDGYGFLRTASNSYLSGGNDVYVSPSQIRLFNLRTGDILYGQIRSPRDGERFFAMVKIKSINNQDPTFAQNRIPFDNLTPLYPNIKLNLEYENCNISTRLINLFSPIGKGQRALIVSPPKAGKTTLLQKIANAITTNYSDVILMILLIDERPEEVTDMIRSVKGEVIASNFDEQASRHVQVAEMVIEKAKRLVENKKDVVILLDSITRLARAYNQTMPTSGKILSGGVDSNALHKPKRFFGSARNIEEGGSLTIIATALVDTGSKMDEVIFEEFKSTGNMELILDRSLADRRLFPAINIKKSGTRKEELLLSEEERSKILLIRRILGGVDDYEGVEVLIEKMKKSKNNEIFLKTMSNGN
- a CDS encoding HU family DNA-binding protein is translated as MSFSRRPKVTKSDIVNQISLNIRNNNLKLEKKYIRLVIDAFFEELKSNLCSNNVIEFRSFGTFEVRKRKGRLNARNPQTGEYVKVLDHNVAYFRPGKDLKERVWSIKG
- the rpsT gene encoding 30S ribosomal protein S20, translated to MRKNASALKRSRQNLKRKIRNVSVKSELKTIEKRCINMIKAGKKDEAIEFFKFVAKKLDTAARKQIIHKNKAARKKSRLNVLLLK
- a CDS encoding type B 50S ribosomal protein L31 — protein: MRKDIHPKNNLVVFKDGSNGAMFLTRSTLNSKETIKYIDGKEYPLITVEITSKSHPFYTGQQKFVDAAGRIDKFNKRYKKS
- the ychF gene encoding redox-regulated ATPase YchF, which encodes MRLNAGIVGLPNVGKSTLFSSLTSSKVEIANYPFCTIEPNIGIVEIPDERLLKISECIVTRKIIPAVMEFVDIAGLVKGASTGEGLGNKFLANIREVSLIVHVVRCFEEKDVIHIDDDINPERDITTINVELCLSDLETVQKSLQKQEKNIKSADKKISESAKTIVLMLKRLEGHLNNMNPASDFKFDDFEYNFVRSLNLLTFKKVLYVCNVDENSLSGNKYTDIVKNLALKEGNDFLILCAKIEAELAQIKDISYKKEMLELFGINDSGLSNLIKKAYYTLGLRTYFTAGLQEVRAWTFKQGMKAPEAAGIIHSDFERGFIKAEIYSFEDLFKFQSVQKLKEKGLVRIEGKEYLVRDGDVIFFKFNV
- a CDS encoding bactofilin family protein, with translation MPVNMVDSYKWDCKLDSSLTFRGKLKFEGTLYLDSSFEGEISSKGGVLFIGKNSKVITNVVICDTLIVEGILKGNVNAASKVYLNSGCKIYGDIKTKKIFINDNIIFDGKCEMIKSNEIVDLFSFTVSQIKDTLQ